A DNA window from Calliphora vicina chromosome 1, idCalVici1.1, whole genome shotgun sequence contains the following coding sequences:
- the LOC135957039 gene encoding uncharacterized protein LOC135957039 translates to MGNPIWFIFWFLVFWFISFFLAFFCAGVYIILLIFVVCFPGLSSITDILLQCIQFPQYCAKAMMECKSPF, encoded by the exons ATGGGCAATCCAATCtggtttattttttggtttttggtaTTTTGGTTCATCTCGTTCTTTTTAGCTTTCTTCTGTGCTGGCGTATACATAATTTTGCTAATCTTTGTGGTTTGTTTCCCCGGTTTATCG TCCATTACCGATATTTTACTGCAGTGTATACAATTCCCCCAGTATTGTGCCAAGGCTATGATGGAATGCAAGTCACCCTTCtaa
- the LOC135957049 gene encoding uncharacterized protein LOC135957049: MRIPKYTSDAFDNVEYQLRITYTVETDRRIMSFVDSMWGIEVTGGIDQFEPLTIVNVTPTGLARRAGMRIGDEITQINDTPALELTFNEALELFRKSGRYVRVYVRGDIDDEGEEDWTCDFWFRPRRPWKRDFKPIQWEFPWNDRRKPIYRESNCFMVPSRMEEKIRERRAATSAVKKKEESAPHTRSLTPTPRPKNQPGENLLNTVLRPRGPPPRDLE, translated from the exons ATGAGAATTCCCAAATATACCTCGGATGCATTTGATAATGTTGAATATCAATTGCGTATCACGTATACTGTGGAAACTGATCGTCGTATCATGAGTTTCGTAGACTCAATGTGGGGCATAGAGGTTACGGGCGGTATCGATCAATTTGAACCCTTGACAATAGTCAATGTTACACCTACCGGTTTGGCTCGTCGTGCTGGTATGCGTATCGGTGATGAGATAACCCAAATCAATGATACTCCCGCTTTGGAACTGACATTCAATGAGGCTTTGGAATTGTTTAGAAAATCAGGTCGTTATGTTCGTGTCTATGTAAGAGG CGATATCGATGATGAGGGTGAAGAAGATTGGACTTGTGACTTTTGGTTTAGACCTCGTAGGCCCTGGAAACGTGACTTTAAGCCCATACAATGGGAATTCCCTTGGAATGATCGTCGTAAGCCTATTTATCGTGAATCGAATTGTTTCATGGTGCCCTCTCGTATGGAAGAGAAAATCCGTGAACGTCGTGCTGCTACCTCAGCTGTCAAGAAGAAGGAAGAATCTGCTCCTCATACTAGATCTTTGACACCCACTCCACGTCCCAAAAATCAACCCGGAGAAAATCTATTGAATACTGTTTTAAGGCCTCGTGGACCACCACCCAGAGACTTGGAGTGA
- the twr gene encoding signal peptidase complex catalytic subunit SEC11A, producing the protein MGIAETLQIDEMVQDFKRMNKRQSLYQFLSFAMIVSSALMIWKGLMVVTGSESPIVVVLSGSMEPAFHRGDLLFLTNYKEEPVRVGEIVVFKVEGRDIPIVHRVIKLHEKEDGSVKFLTKGDNNNVDDRGLYAPGQLWLTKKDIVGRARGFLPYVGIITIFMNEYPKVKWAILSILAIFVLLHRE; encoded by the exons atgggtATAGCTGAGACACTCCAAATCGACGAAATGGTGCAGGACTTTAAGCGTATGAACAAACGCCAG TCCCTGTATCAGTTCTTAAGTTTTGCTATGATTGTTTCATCCGCCTTAATGATCTGGAAGGGTTTAATGGTGGTGACTGGCAGTGAATCACCAATTGTGGTGGTTTTGAGTGGCAGTATGGAACCCGCCTTTCATAGAGGAGACCTCCTATTCCTTACCAACTACAAAGAGGAACCAGTACGTGTAGGCGAAATCGTGGTATTCAAAGTAGAGGGCAGAGATATACCCATCGTACATCGTGTTATTAAATTGCATGAAAA GGAAGATGGTTCTGTCAAATTTTTGACTAAGGGTGACAACAACAACGTCGACGATAGAGGTTTATATGCTCCCGGCCAGTTGTGGTTGACGAAAAAGGATATCGTCGGTCGTGCCAGAGGGTTCCTGCCTTATGTTGGaattataacaatatttatgaatgaataCCCCAAAGTTAAG TGGgcgattttatcgattttagccatttttgttttactacATCGTGAATAG
- the LOC135963768 gene encoding probable peptidyl-tRNA hydrolase 2, whose product MGDNKLLDTNQIVNGLAVLLSFFVGYKYALKRHDVKENEATGTKVDEQGASGSSDIKNEPLYTSFSFNYKMVLVVRNDLKMGKGKVAAQCGHGAVGAYQKAVRSMPSVVRAWENSGCAKIALKVDSEAEMMAIKRAAESRNLNTCLIRDAGRTQIEPNSKTVLAIGPAAVEAIDQVTGHLKLL is encoded by the exons ATGggtgataataaattattaGATACAAATCAAATAGTTAATGGCCTGGCTGTTCTATTGTCATTTTTCGTTGGTTATAAATATGCCCTTAAAAGACACGACGTTAAAGAAAATGAGGCTACTGGGACAAAGGTAGACGAACAGGGTGCATCAGGATCCAGCGATATAAAAAATGAACCG CTTTATACCAGTTTTAGTTTCAATTACAAAATGGTATTAGTGGTGcgtaatgacctaaaaatgGGCAAAGGCAAAGTGGCTGCTCAATGTGGTCATGGTGCTGTGGGCGCCTATCAGAAAGCTGTAAGAAGTATGCCCAGTGTGGTAAGAGCTTGGGAGAATTCTGGCTGTGCAAAAATCGCTTTAAAAGTTGATAGTGAAGCCGAAATGATGGCCATTAAAAGAGCAGCAGAATCTAGAAATCTTAATACCTGTTTGATACGTGATGCCGGCCGCACACAAATTGAACCCAATTCCAAGACTGTTTTGGCCATTGGACCAGCAGCAGTTGAAGCTATAGATCAAGTTACCGGACATCTCaaacttttgtaa
- the LOC135963767 gene encoding uncharacterized protein LOC135963767, with amino-acid sequence MPRRKTSYATRRRDMRKALNKYREKHGDFDRERNRKMLSLRRKDEDYHFEELLKNRISQQKLRYYKKRKEAAYTRAKEAYLARQEAYFARQEETKFGITGRNENAYLAKQEDTKFGITERNEEAYLARQEETKFGITERNEDVPVYNECYRGDELSYSIVNTYFGITKRNEDIPMYVEIKQEDMPTYEYNEHCNFPKMESFQTEKFTTIEQFNKNKPQEENKFGIIERNEDIPMYIEIKQEDMPVYNEYYREDEDKLSYITNTYKHNKPCHFPKLEICSTIEQLTHPIEICESSAEKNRSK; translated from the exons atGCCCAGGCGCAAAACATCATATGCGACACGCAGACGTGATATGCgaaaagctttaaataaataCCGTGAAAAACATGGAGATTTCGATCGAGaaagaaatagaaaaatgttGTCTCTAAGACGAAAGGATGAAGATTATCACTTCGAAGAACTTCTCAAAAATCGGATATCTCAACAAAAATTAAGGTATTATAAAAAACGGAAAGAAGCCGCGTACACTCGAGCGAAAGAAGCATATCTTGCTAGACAAGAAGCATATTTTGCTAGACAAGAAGAAACTAAATTTGGTATAACTGGAAGAAATGAAAACGCATATCTTGCTAAACAAGAAGATACTAAATTTGGTATAACTGAACGAAATGAAGAAGCTTATCTTGCTAGACAAGAAGAAACTAAATTTGGTATAACTGAACGAAATGAAGATGTTCCGGTTTATAACGAATGCTATCGAGGAGATGAGCTATCATATTCCATTGTTAATACATATTTTGGTATAACTAAACGAAATGAAGATATTCCCATGTATGTCGAAATCAAACAAGAAGATATGCCGACATATGAATATAATGAGCATTGTAAtttcccaaaaatggaaagtttTCAGACTGAAAAATTTACTACGATTGAacaattcaacaaaaacaaaccacaagaagaaaataaatttggtaTAATTGAACGAAATGAAGATATCCCGATGTATATCGAAATCAAACAAGAAGATATGCCGGTTTATAATGAATACTATCGAGAAGACGAAGATAAGTTATCATATATTactaatacatataaacataatAAGCCTTGTCATTTCCCAAAATTGGAAATATGTAGTACGATAGAACAATTAACACATCCTATTGAAATTTGTGAAAGCAGTGCAGAAAAAAATCGATcta AATAG